Proteins encoded within one genomic window of Diorhabda sublineata isolate icDioSubl1.1 chromosome 1, icDioSubl1.1, whole genome shotgun sequence:
- the LOC130440900 gene encoding beta-1,3-galactosyltransferase brn produces MKGLFIKVILNMICLKKRLKNITLLLVLVMVLYFFGAFHHFFERDFYNDFHYPYDGDIQPFIEQMKNNVTPEILPINQYSFKYYKTCTHKCTNIKKLRLVYLVKSAPENFDRRIAIRSSWGFERRFSDVEIRTVFLIGEKKSKVLQQSVDEEYKRYLDVVQANFTDSYYNNTYKTMMGIQWAVRYCPNSNFYMYVDDDYYVSTKNVLRFLRHPTNYPQYIKDPFAAANKLLRRRRFKSFEDSTRLYAGYRFHSAPLRHFSSKWFVSLSEYPYHMWPPYITAGAYILSSSALIDMFYASFYTKHFRFDDVYLGLLAFKTKIDPLHCEEFYFYKKTYYRFDYNFTIATHGYSDPKELLRTWTEQKSLGNA; encoded by the coding sequence ATGAAaggtttatttataaaagttattttaaatatgatttgtttgaaGAAGCGGCTTAAAAACATTACTCTTTTGTTAGTTTTAGTGATGGTGCTTTACTTTTTCGGGgcttttcatcatttttttgaaagagacttttataatgattttcatTACCCATATGATGGTGATATACAACCATTTattgaacaaatgaaaaataatgtaacCCCTGAAATATTACCTATTAATCAgtattcttttaaatattataaaacttgtACCCATAAATGCACTAATATTAAGAAATTACGATTAGTGTATTTAGTCAAAAGTGCTCCAGAAAATTTCGACCGTAGGATAGCAATCCGGAGTAGTTGGGGCTTTGAAAGAAGATTTTCTGATGTTGAAATAAGGACAGTATTTCTAATAGGTGAAAAAAAATCCAAAGTACTACAGCAATCTGTCGATGAAGAATATAAACGATATTTGGATGTTGTTCAAGCAAATTTCACTGAtagttattataataatacttatAAGACTATGATGGGTATACAATGGGCTGTCAGATATTGTccaaattctaatttttatatgtatgtagatgatgattactatgtttctACTAAAAACGTTTTACGATTCTTAAGACATCCAACTAATTATCCTCAATATATAAAAGATCCTTTTGCTGCAGCTAATAAACTTTTAAGAAGAAGACGATTTAAAAGTTTTGAGGACAGTACTAGACTATATGCAGGTTATAGATTTCATTCAGCACCACTTAGACATTTTTCAAGTAAATGGTTTGTTTCCCTATCTGAATACCCATACCATATGTGGCCACCTTATATTACAGCAGGAGCTTATATCCTTTCTTCGAGTGCATTGATAGATATGTTTTATGCAAGTTTCTATACCAAACACTTTAGATTTGATGATGTTTATTTAGGTTTATTAgcttttaaaacaaaaattgatccTTTGCATTGCGaagagttttatttttataaaaagacttattatagatttgattataattttactATTGCCACACATGGGTATAGCGATCCTAAGGAGTTGTTGCGTACTTGGACTGAACAAAAGAGTCTTGGGAATgcttga